A stretch of Porites lutea chromosome 5, jaPorLute2.1, whole genome shotgun sequence DNA encodes these proteins:
- the LOC140938665 gene encoding lysosome membrane protein 2-like yields MKKTKCGNRCSCMPKNTKKCFTVLTLSGALLVVFGTVCFIKGDCWIQAIIDSKLVIKPNSPIYRQWISPTVPVRMQFFVFNVENPLEMKQGKQPYVTQKGPYCYRVHQLRKNIAWNDNSTVSFNKFTKYIFSAECSCSSCDASKDTITLPNVPLVILSEVSKMYPGSALIFNIIFERFKEEFFKEITVHEMLWGYRDPVFQLFSELRRKFHLSFLPDIDPIFRMMYNNTLDGVTTVHTGALDISKAAVWTMWKGKPDVGLWSSSWANMFNGSDGMQFPPQIRKDDTLYAFYVQLCRSMRFVYDSQFNVHGVNTMRFTYPAELWQNASVNPANKGFCPNGCFPTGILDASVCKNTPIAVPAIVASEPHFYQGDPALVNDVGGLRPNKEEHGTFFDVEPHFGLPLHLSLRLQLNVNIKPTKYIFQMGNVKEVILPLIYFNNSVTVDSSTVHTVKTVLIPMKLVPWVSAAFVCIGSIEILCVISWVIFIRSKRKKQQPVEKEQSKTINEDENQPLLGNGK; encoded by the coding sequence ATGAAGAAGACGAAGTGTGGAAATCGTTGCAGCTGTATGCCCAAGAATACGAAAAAATGTTTCACAGTGTTAACACTATCAGGCGCCCTTCTGGTTGTCTTCGGTACGGTATGTTTCATTAAAGGGGACTGCTGGATACAGGCCATCATAGACTCCAAGCTTGTTATAAAACCAAACTCTCCTATTTATAGACAATGGATTTCCCCAACTGTTCCGGTTCGCATGCAGTTTTTTGTATTCAACGTAGAGAATCCGTTGGAAATGAAGCAGGGGAAACAACCTTATGTGACTCAGAAGGGACCCTACTGCTACAGAGTTCATCAATTGAGAAAAAACATCGCCTGGAATGACAATTCTACAGTTTCCTTCAACAAGTTTACCAAGTATATCTTCAGCGCCGAGTGCTCTTGTTCCTCGTGTGATGCATCTAAGGACACTATCACACTTCCCAATGTACCACTGGTTATTTTGTCCGAGGTTTCAAAAATGTATCCTGGATCTGCTCTGATTTTCAATATCATTTTCGAGAGGTTCAAGGaagaattctttaaagaaatcaCAGTACACGAGATGTTATGGGGATACAGAGATCCAGTGTTTCAATTATTCTCCGAACTGAGGCGCAAGTTTCACTTGTCTTTTCTCCCAGACATCGATCCCATTTTCCGAATGATGTACAACAACACTCTAGATGGCGTCACCACCGTTCACACGGGAGCATTGGACATTTCAAAAGCTGCAGTTTGGACCATGTGGAAGGGAAAACCAGATGTAGGCTTGTGGAGCTCCTCCTGGGCAAATATGTTCAACGGAAGTGACGGCATGCAATTTCCACCCCAAATTCGTAAGGATGACACGCTGTACGCGTTTTATGTTCAGTTGTGCAGGTCTATGCGATTTGTGTACGACTCGCAATTCAATGTTCACGGTGTGAACACGATGAGATTCACATACCCTGCGGAGTTGTGGCAAAATGCAAGTGTAAACCCAGCAAACAAAGGGTTCTGTCCTAATGGCTGTTTTCCTACTGGCATCCTGGATGCTAGCGTTTGTAAAAACACTCCAATTGCAGTACCAGCAATTGTTGCTTCGGAGCCACACTTCTATCAAGGCGACCCAGCGCTTGTGAATGATGTAGGAGGGCTGagaccaaacaaagaagaacACGGCACCTTTTTTGATGTAGAACCGCACTTTGGACTTCCTCTGCACTTAAGTTTGAGGCTTCAACTTAACGTCAACATTAAACCtaccaaatatatttttcaaatggGGAATGTGAAAGAGGTCATCCTTCCGTTAATTTACTTCAACAACAGTGTCACAGTTGATTCATCGACTGTTCACACAGTGAAAACAGTTCTGATTCCAATGAAACTCGTTCCTTGGGTCTCTGCAGCTTTTGTTTGTATTGGAAGCATTGAAATTTTATGCGTCATCTCCTGGGTGATCTTTATTAGAtccaaaagaaagaaacagcaACCAGTAGAGAAAGAACAATCGAAAACAATTAATGAAGACGAGAACCAGCCACTACTTGGTAATGGAAAGTAG
- the LOC140938466 gene encoding lysosome membrane protein 2-like, translating into MKNTKCGNRCSCMPKNTKKCFTVLTLSGALLVVFGTVCFIKGDCWIQAIIDSKLVIKPNSPIYRQWISPTVPVRMQFFVFNVENPLEMKQGKQPYVTQKGPYCYRVHQLRKNITWNDNSTVSFNKFTKYIFSAECSCSSCDASKDTITLPNVPLVILSEVSKMYPGSALIFNIIFERFKEEFFKEITVHEMLWGYRDPVFQLFSELRRKFHLSFLPDIDPIFRMMYNNTLDGVTTVHTGALDISKAAVWTMWKGKPDVGLWSSSWANMFNGSDGMQFPPQIRKDDTLYAFYVQLCRSMRFVYDSQFNVHGVNTMRFTYPAELWQNASVNPANKGFCPNGCFPTGILDASVCKNTPIAVPAIVASEPHFYQGDPALVNDVGGLRPNKEEHGTFFDVEPHFGLPLHLSLRLQLNVNIKPTKYIFQMANVKEVILPLIYFNNSVTVDSSTVHTVKTVLIPMKLVPWVSAAFVCIGSIEILCVISWVIFIRSKRKKQQPVEKEQSKTINEDENQPLLGNGK; encoded by the coding sequence ATGAAGAATACGAAGTGTGGAAATCGTTGCAGCTGTATGCCCAAGAATACGAAAAAATGTTTCACAGTGTTAACACTATCAGGCGCCCTTCTGGTTGTCTTCGGTACGGTATGTTTCATTAAAGGGGACTGCTGGATACAGGCCATCATAGACTCCAAGCTTGTTATAAAACCAAACTCTCCTATTTATAGACAATGGATTTCCCCAACTGTTCCGGTTCGCATGCAGTTTTTTGTATTCAACGTAGAGAATCCGTTGGAAATGAAGCAGGGGAAACAACCTTATGTGACTCAGAAGGGACCCTACTGCTACAGAGTTCATCAATTAAGAAAAAACATCACCTGGAATGACAATTCTACAGTTTCCTTCAACAAGTTTACCAAGTATATCTTCAGCGCCGAGTGCTCTTGTTCCTCGTGTGATGCATCTAAGGACACTATCACACTTCCCAATGTACCACTGGTTATTTTGTCCGAGGTTTCAAAAATGTATCCTGGATCTGCTCTGATTTTCAATATCATTTTCGAGAGGTTCAAGGaagaattctttaaagaaatcaCAGTACACGAGATGTTATGGGGATACAGAGATCCAGTGTTTCAATTATTCTCCGAACTGAGGCGCAAGTTTCACTTGTCTTTTCTCCCAGACATCGATCCCATTTTCCGAATGATGTACAACAACACTCTAGATGGCGTCACCACCGTTCACACGGGAGCATTGGACATTTCAAAAGCTGCAGTTTGGACCATGTGGAAGGGAAAACCAGATGTAGGCTTGTGGAGCTCCTCCTGGGCAAATATGTTCAACGGAAGTGACGGCATGCAATTTCCACCCCAAATTCGTAAGGATGACACGCTGTACGCGTTTTATGTTCAGTTGTGCAGGTCTATGCGATTTGTGTACGACTCGCAATTCAATGTTCACGGTGTGAACACGATGAGATTCACATACCCTGCGGAGTTGTGGCAAAATGCAAGTGTAAACCCAGCAAACAAAGGGTTCTGTCCTAATGGCTGTTTTCCTACTGGCATCCTGGATGCTAGCGTTTGTAAAAACACTCCAATTGCAGTACCAGCAATTGTTGCTTCGGAGCCACACTTCTATCAAGGCGACCCAGCGCTTGTGAATGATGTAGGAGGGCTGagaccaaacaaagaagaacACGGCACCTTTTTTGATGTAGAACCGCACTTTGGACTTCCTCTGCACTTAAGTTTGAGGCTTCAACTTAACGTCAACATTAAACCtaccaaatatatttttcaaatggCGAATGTGAAAGAGGTCATCCTTCCGTTAATTTACTTCAACAACAGTGTCACAGTTGATTCATCGACTGTTCACACAGTGAAAACAGTTCTGATTCCAATGAAACTCGTTCCTTGGGTCTCTGCAGCTTTTGTTTGTATTGGAAGCATTGAAATTTTATGCGTCATCTCCTGGGTGATCTTTATTAGAtccaaaagaaagaaacagcaACCAGTAGAGAAAGAACAATCGAAAACAATTAATGAAGACGAGAACCAGCCACTACTTGGTAATGGAAAGTAG